From Granulicella sp. WH15, the proteins below share one genomic window:
- a CDS encoding extracellular solute-binding protein, with amino-acid sequence MSRAQQFRIAVRKYAPFEEAIREQWRVFEAEAQTGLALDLVALDLHPLEEAFFASHGMRDGRWDVAFVATDWIAAMHAQGCAVDLAPLLQAEPPQDYPAGWTDSLLRLQRVGDAVLGVPYHDGPECLIYRGDLFEDAALRANYRQLFGMELAPPTTWTEFHRIARFMHRPEQGIYGTVFAAFPDGHNSVYDFLLQLWTRGGDLFDAAGRVRFETPEAMEALTFYRAILADRDAAHPDCLQLDSVAAGLAFAAGKVAMMINWFGFATMAHTSPDSAVRGLVDVTDIPHEGQGSTASLNVYWILAIAAGSPHPEVAWRFLRHVLIPAMDKLTTTMGAIGCRRSTWHDAEVNAAIPFYHRIEQLHANAREIPQRADWPRIAAIIDELVTANITTDRPVAELLRDADEKLASDQREDLRK; translated from the coding sequence ATGAGCCGTGCGCAGCAGTTCCGTATTGCGGTCCGCAAGTATGCACCGTTTGAAGAGGCGATTCGAGAGCAGTGGCGAGTCTTCGAAGCAGAGGCGCAGACGGGACTCGCACTCGACCTGGTGGCGCTCGATTTACATCCTCTGGAGGAGGCGTTCTTTGCCTCGCACGGGATGCGCGACGGGCGCTGGGATGTCGCGTTCGTGGCAACAGACTGGATTGCGGCGATGCACGCGCAGGGGTGCGCGGTGGATCTTGCACCGCTGCTTCAGGCCGAACCTCCGCAGGATTATCCGGCGGGCTGGACCGACTCGCTGCTACGCCTGCAAAGGGTTGGAGACGCGGTGCTGGGCGTGCCCTATCACGATGGGCCGGAGTGCCTGATCTATCGCGGCGATCTCTTCGAGGATGCCGCGCTGCGTGCAAATTACAGGCAGCTGTTCGGCATGGAGCTTGCGCCGCCAACGACGTGGACGGAGTTCCATCGCATCGCGCGGTTCATGCACCGGCCGGAGCAGGGCATCTACGGCACGGTCTTCGCGGCGTTTCCCGATGGCCATAACTCGGTGTACGACTTCCTGCTCCAGCTCTGGACGCGGGGCGGCGATCTCTTCGATGCCGCCGGGCGAGTTCGCTTCGAGACGCCCGAGGCGATGGAGGCGCTGACGTTCTATCGGGCGATCCTCGCGGACCGTGACGCCGCGCACCCGGACTGCCTACAACTCGATTCGGTCGCGGCTGGCCTTGCGTTTGCGGCAGGCAAAGTGGCAATGATGATCAATTGGTTCGGCTTCGCGACTATGGCGCACACCTCGCCGGACTCGGCTGTGCGGGGGCTAGTGGACGTGACCGATATTCCGCACGAGGGGCAGGGCAGCACGGCCTCGCTGAACGTGTACTGGATTCTTGCGATCGCTGCCGGTAGCCCTCATCCTGAGGTCGCGTGGCGTTTTCTGCGTCATGTGCTGATTCCGGCGATGGATAAGCTGACGACGACGATGGGGGCGATTGGATGCCGTCGATCCACCTGGCACGATGCTGAGGTGAATGCGGCGATTCCGTTCTACCACCGGATTGAGCAGCTCCACGCGAATGCGCGCGAGATTCCGCAGCGTGCAGACTGGCCGCGCATCGCCGCGATCATCGACGAGCTGGTGACGGCAAACATTACTACGGACAGGCCCGTTGCAGAGCTGCTGCGCGATGCTGACGAGAAGCTTGCTTCCGACCAGCGGGAGGACCTCAGAAAATAA